Proteins encoded by one window of Pseudobacteroides sp.:
- a CDS encoding 2-isopropylmalate synthase, with product MATRIKIFDTTLRDGEQTPGVNLNIHEKLEIAKQLEKLGVDVIEAGFAIASPGDFEAVKAVAQNIKNSTVASLCRAVEKDIDRAWEAVQFAARPRIHTFLATSDIHMKYKLKMTEEEVFARAVEMVKYAKKYCEDIEFSAEDASRTRVEFLYRVIEGVINAGATVVNIPDTVGYSTPEEFGSLIKGIKNNVSNIDKVDVSVHCHNDLGLAVANSLAAMVNGATQLECTINGLGERAGNASMEEIIMGINTRKDYYNTFEHKIDTVQIYRTSKLVSSLTGINVQPNKAIVGANAFAHESGIHQHGVLSEKSTYEIMTPESIGLTQNRMVLGKLSGRHAFEERLKELGYSLGSDEVQKAFEQFKSLADKKKEVTDRDIEALVKEKVSEIPEVFELESFQISSGNKVIANSVISLKRNGNIITEAATGDGPVDAAFNAMDRLIGFSMELEEYSLKAVTEGKDALGEVTVKVLKNDKFFIGRGVSTDIVEASIKAYLNAINRVISELGDSIIVG from the coding sequence ATGGCTACCCGTATAAAAATATTCGATACTACGTTAAGAGATGGGGAGCAGACCCCAGGTGTAAACTTAAATATACATGAAAAGTTGGAGATAGCAAAACAACTGGAAAAGTTGGGTGTAGATGTAATAGAAGCCGGCTTTGCCATTGCTTCGCCAGGTGATTTTGAAGCTGTTAAGGCTGTTGCTCAAAATATTAAGAATTCAACTGTTGCCAGTCTTTGCCGTGCGGTTGAAAAAGATATTGACAGGGCATGGGAAGCGGTACAGTTTGCTGCAAGGCCCAGAATTCATACATTTCTTGCAACTTCCGACATTCATATGAAATATAAGCTCAAGATGACGGAGGAAGAGGTCTTCGCAAGAGCTGTAGAGATGGTTAAGTACGCAAAGAAATATTGTGAGGATATTGAATTTTCAGCAGAAGATGCAAGCAGAACCAGAGTAGAATTTTTATATAGGGTTATTGAGGGGGTAATAAACGCCGGTGCAACGGTAGTTAATATTCCCGATACTGTCGGATACTCAACTCCTGAGGAGTTTGGGAGTCTTATTAAAGGCATAAAAAATAATGTTTCCAACATTGATAAGGTTGATGTAAGTGTTCATTGCCACAACGATCTTGGTCTTGCCGTTGCAAATTCCCTTGCAGCTATGGTAAATGGTGCAACCCAGCTGGAATGTACCATAAACGGATTAGGTGAGAGAGCTGGTAATGCATCGATGGAAGAAATTATAATGGGTATCAATACAAGAAAAGATTATTATAATACCTTTGAGCACAAAATTGATACCGTTCAGATTTACAGAACAAGCAAGTTGGTCAGCAGCTTGACAGGTATAAATGTACAGCCCAACAAGGCTATAGTGGGTGCTAATGCATTTGCCCATGAATCAGGAATACATCAGCATGGTGTGTTATCCGAAAAGAGCACATATGAGATAATGACACCGGAATCAATCGGTCTTACTCAAAACCGTATGGTGCTTGGCAAGCTTTCAGGACGTCATGCATTTGAGGAAAGACTGAAGGAGCTCGGGTATTCATTAGGTTCTGATGAAGTTCAAAAGGCCTTTGAACAGTTTAAAAGTCTAGCAGATAAGAAGAAGGAAGTTACCGACAGGGATATTGAAGCCCTAGTTAAGGAAAAAGTATCGGAAATTCCTGAAGTCTTCGAGTTGGAAAGCTTCCAGATCAGCAGTGGCAATAAGGTTATAGCCAATTCTGTAATAAGCTTGAAAAGAAATGGAAATATAATAACTGAGGCAGCTACAGGCGATGGTCCGGTAGATGCAGCCTTTAACGCAATGGATAGGCTTATAGGATTCAGTATGGAACTGGAAGAGTATTCCTTAAAGGCTGTTACCGAAGGAAAAGATGCCCTAGGGGAAGTTACTGTCAAGGTGCTGAAGAATGATAAATTCTTTATCGGCAGAGGTGTAAGCACAGACATTGTTGAGGCAAGTATCAAAGCTTACCTGAATGCAATTAACAGAGTCATCAGTGAACTTGGAGACAGCATTATTGTCGGATAA
- the ilvC gene encoding ketol-acid reductoisomerase, with translation MAKMYYDSDCNLGLLKGKTVAIIGYGSQGHAHAQNLKDSGVNVVVGLTEGSEKRQQVINDGLKVVNTDEAAKLGDVIMILVPDQIQAAVYEESIKANLKEGDVLMFAHGFNIIFNQIVPPKFVDVIMVAPKGPGHTVRSQYQEGRGVPSIIAVHQDASGKAKDYALAYASGIGGGRAGILETTFREETETDLFGEQAVLCGGVTELMKAGFETLVAAGYQPEIAYFECVHEMKLIVDLINQGGFSYMRYSISDTAEYGDYMIGKRIITDETRKEMKKVLTEIQNGTFASNWIAENKAGGRAEFLAIRRNETEHQVEKVGAELRKMMSWLKK, from the coding sequence ATGGCAAAAATGTATTATGATAGTGATTGCAACTTGGGGTTATTGAAAGGAAAGACAGTAGCTATTATAGGATACGGAAGTCAGGGACATGCACATGCACAGAACTTAAAGGACAGCGGTGTTAATGTAGTTGTAGGATTGACTGAAGGGTCTGAAAAGAGACAGCAGGTTATAAATGATGGATTGAAGGTAGTAAATACTGATGAAGCTGCTAAACTTGGCGATGTAATTATGATCCTTGTTCCTGATCAAATTCAGGCAGCTGTTTACGAAGAAAGCATTAAGGCAAACCTTAAGGAAGGCGATGTTTTAATGTTTGCTCACGGATTTAACATTATCTTCAACCAGATAGTGCCGCCTAAATTCGTTGACGTTATAATGGTTGCTCCAAAGGGTCCTGGACATACAGTAAGGAGCCAATACCAGGAAGGAAGAGGGGTTCCTTCAATAATTGCTGTTCATCAGGATGCTTCAGGTAAAGCTAAGGATTATGCACTCGCATATGCTTCTGGTATTGGCGGAGGCAGAGCAGGTATATTGGAAACAACGTTTAGAGAAGAAACAGAAACAGATTTATTTGGTGAGCAGGCTGTTCTTTGCGGTGGTGTTACCGAGCTTATGAAAGCCGGTTTCGAAACTTTGGTAGCGGCAGGTTACCAGCCGGAAATAGCTTACTTCGAGTGTGTACATGAAATGAAGCTGATTGTAGACCTCATCAATCAGGGTGGATTTTCATACATGAGATACTCAATCAGTGATACTGCTGAATACGGGGATTACATGATAGGAAAGAGAATCATCACTGATGAAACCAGAAAAGAAATGAAAAAAGTTCTTACCGAAATACAGAACGGAACATTTGCTTCAAACTGGATTGCAGAGAACAAAGCAGGCGGAAGAGCGGAATTCCTTGCTATAAGAAGAAATGAAACAGAACACCAGGTAGAAAAAGTTGGGGCTGAGCTTAGAAAGATGATGAGTTGGTTAAAGAAATAA